The segment GCCACATGGGTCGCCACTACGGCTTGTCTGGCTGTCGTGATTTTATATAGTTAAGttcttacattttatttattaattatgaaacaaaagaaaataaattaggatatttaaaaaaaaatactctcaCAAAAATCTATCCTGTCtcctcaaaaaatattaaattaaatcatttataaaaccattaaataaacaaaaaataaataaattctacaaaaagcataaaaaattaataaaaaaatctttttccagattgatttaattaatttttataaaaaaaaaaattaatggagaaaaaagagaagaagagaagaCGTGCAAGAGTCCAGAGATCCTTGTCAGATGTGGAAAAAATCCTAGATCAGAGGTACATGCAGAAAAAGCTGTTGCATGTTCTTCAATCTACAAATTGCAGCAAAACCTGCTTCAATGATCTCAAAAAGCGCAGTGCAGAGAAATTCAAAGAAGCTTCAACTGTGGTGGCGAAGAATGTTCAGGAGAAAGTCGTAGAAGTGACTAAAAGCCCAATTGTGGCGATTTTAGATGCCTATGCGAAGCGTGCAACAGCCGAAGCGGGTAAGGAAGCTTGCAATTTTGAGCTTCCAATAATCCTTAAGGGGCTACATGAAATCTATCCATTGCCTGAAATGCAGGAACAGACGCCACTCGATGTGAGGAACCTTTACTTATATCTACACTATTTGAGTATGGGTAGGCCACCTCCTCAACTCGATGAAGGCTCCCATGTTGTCCTCCGAGAGGCCTATGAGGTGACtgttaaaaaacttttaatgaggAGTTGTGATTTTTGAATAttgatttgcaatttttttttcaggaattaATAGAGGAAGTCAATTCTGATGCATCAACAGAA is part of the Lutzomyia longipalpis isolate SR_M1_2022 chromosome 3, ASM2433408v1 genome and harbors:
- the LOC129793417 gene encoding uncharacterized protein LOC129793417; this translates as MEKKEKKRRRARVQRSLSDVEKILDQRYMQKKLLHVLQSTNCSKTCFNDLKKRSAEKFKEASTVVAKNVQEKVVEVTKSPIVAILDAYAKRATAEAGKEACNFELPIILKGLHEIYPLPEMQEQTPLDVRNLYLYLHYLSMGRPPPQLDEGSHVVLREAYEELIEEVNSDASTEIVQQLADMIKNSQSVEKAPSEEDQEKVQKMPDFSDLGFNFFKLPPEMLLKSKDN